GAGATGTGTACAATCATTATGGATTATTTGGTCAAACCCCAACTTTAATGGCTCATGGTATTTATTTAGAAGAAGAGGAGCTTAAGTTATTAGAAAAACAAGATGTAACCATTGTTCATTGTCCGGATTCGAATATGAATATAGCCAGTGGTATGATGCCAGCTAGAAGGTACTTAGATAGAGGCATAAAGATAGGGTTAGGAAGTGATGTGGGTGGTGGTCATTTATTGTCAATGTCCCAAACCATCGTTAGAGCAATACAAAATTCTAAAATGCTTCAGACCCTTACAGGAGAAAAAGCGCTGACAATGAGTGAAGCCTTTTATATGGCTACAAAAGGCGGTGGAAAATTTTTTGGTAAGGTCGGAAGCTTTGAAACGGGATATACCTTTGATGGATTAATTATAGATGATGAAAAGTGGACCAAAGAAAGACTAACCATTGAAGAAAGATTGAACCGTTTTATCTATGTAGGCGATGATAGAAATATTATTATCCGTTATATTAACGGTGTTGATATAAATTTAAAGTAACCACCAAACATTAGAAAAGACAAAATAAGGAGTGAATCACATGAGTAAAAGAACTGTGTCAAAAGAAGTATACGATATTGATGGAAAACCACCATTTAGGGAAGCTTTTCCATTAGCCATACAGCATGTATTGGCTATGTTTGCAGGTAATGTAACGGTACCGATTATTGTTGCAGGTGCTATTGGAGCAGCTGATGAAAGAGCATTTTTGATTCAGTGTGCTATGTTGGTAGCCGGTTTAGCCACATTGTTACAAGTCTATCGAATTGGAAAAATGGGTGCAAAGCTCCCGATTGTTATGGGTACCAGCTTTGGGTTTGTACCAACGAGTATAGCCATAGGTAATGCTTTTGGTCTGTCGGGATTACTGGGAGCAACCTTGATAGGAGGTATTTTTGAAGCCTTCTTAGGATTTTTTATTAAGCCACTTAGAAAATTTTTCCCACCTATTGTAACAGGTATTGTCTTGTTAACCATTGGGTTATCATTATTGCCAACAGGTATCACATATGTAGCAGGTGGTAATGGGGCAGAAGACTTTGGTGGACTCAATCATTTATTTTTAGCGGCAGTTGTTTTAATTACCATTGTCTTATTAAATCAATTTGCTAAAGGTATGGCGAAAATGTCAGCCATATTAATTGGTATTATTGTAGGATATATTGTTGCTATTCCTATGAATATGATAGATTTTTCAGGTGTAGCACAAGCCAGTTGGTTTGGTTTCCCAACCCCTTTAAAATATGGGTTGACATTTCACTGGGAAGCCATTAGCGCAATGATTGTTCTTTATATTGTAACAGCAGTAGAAACGGTTGGCGATATTTCAGGTATTACCATTGGTGGTGCAGACCGAGAAGCTACTGATGAAGAATTATCAGGTGGTGTTATTGCAGATGGTGTTGCAAGTGCTGTTGGTTCCTTATTTAATGCATTACCTAACACATCATTTAGTCAAAATGTAGGGATTGTCTCATTTACAAAAGTCATGAGTACCCATGTTGTAAAAATTGGTGGTATTTTCTTAGCCCTTTCTGCATTGGTACCAAAATTAGGTGCATTAATTGCGGCAATGCCATCTAGTGTTTTAGGTGGAGCAGCTATTGTTATGTTTGGTTCCATTGCTGTTATGGGGATTAAATTAATCAGTTCAGAACCATTAGGCAATCGAGAAGTATTAATTTTATCCATTGCCCTTTGTTTAGGATTTGGTTTTGGAACAGTAGATGGTGCATTAAGCGCTTTCCCAGAATCCGTTCAAAATGTATTTGGTGGTTCAGGAATTGTTATTGGATTTTTAGTAGCAACGCTATTAAATGCTATTCTTCCTAAAGAAAAAGAAGAAAAAACCCATCAAAAAAAATATAAGAAGACAGCGGAACATACTGCATAATTAAAGGTCTAATATATACTTAAGCAATTTAAGTATATATTAGACTTACATATTTATTTGGATGTGTATTCATTTTAAAGGAGGAATGACTTATGAAGACAAAGATTACAATTACCGTAAATGGTGTCATATATAATAAAACGGTAGAAGATACATTAAATTTATTAAACTTCTTAAGAGAAGACTTAGGATTGATTGGTACAAAAAATGGTTGTGGAAAAGGACATTGTGGTACGTGTACGGTCATTGTTAATGGTGAGGCAAAACGTTCTTGTATTGTAAGGATGAATAAATTAGATGGTGCCATAGTTGAAACCATAGAAGGCATTTCATCTCAAGAAGGGCTAAATTATATACAAGAAGGTTTTGTCCAAGAAGGCGCCATACAATGTGGTTTTTGTACGCCAGGTATGATTATGGCAACAAAAGCATTATTAGATAAAAATGATGACCCAAGTGAAGAAGCAATTAAGGAAGCTTTAAAAAATAATGTTTGTAGATGTACAGGGTATACCACCATCATTAAAGCGGTTAAAAAGGCAGCCTATTTAAAAAAACAACAAGCAGAATGTGTAAAAGAAAGTATACTGTCTAATCAATACATTGGTCAATCGGTTATTCGTAAAGATGCCCTTAGTAAAGTAAAGGGAGAACGGGTTTTTGCAGATGATTATAAAGAAAAAGATATGTTATATGGTAAAATGGTCTTTAGTCAATATGCACATGCAAAAATTATTTCAATCGATACAAAAGAAGCAGAAGAATCAGAAGGCGTTGTCAAAATAGCTATGGCTAAAGACATTCCAGGTCAAAATGCCTTTGGTTTATTTGAAGCAGAGCAACCAGTTATTGCAGAAAATGAAGTGAAATATTTAGGTGAAGTGGTGGCAGTGGTTTATGCAAAAACCAATGAACAAGCAGAACATGCAGCCCGCTTGGTTAAAGTAGAATATGAAGTATTAAAGCCAATATTATCACCAATCGAAGCTTTTGAAGAAGATGCACCATTGGTTCATGAAGACAGAGAAAATAATATTGTCCATTATGTCAATGTAAGAAAAGGAGAAGTAGATGAAGGGTTTAAGAATGCAGATGTAGTAATCGAAGGGTATTATTACACCCCAGCTATAGAGCATGCTTATTTAGAGCCAGAAGCTTGTCTTGCAAAGCCAGAAGAAGATACAATAACCATCTGGACAGGTAATCAAGGATCAAAAGCTTATCAAGAAATGATTGCTACAAGTTTAGATCTGCCGATGGAAAAGATAAGGGTCATTTACACGCCTTGTGGTGGCGGTTTTGGTGGAAAAGAAGAACCGACTGTACAAATCCACGCTGCTCTGGGAACCTATTTAACTCAAAAACCAGTAAAAATGGTATTAACCCGTGAAGAATCTATTCGAATGAGTATAAAACGTCATCCGATGCACGTATGGATGAAGCATGGCGCTACAAAAGATGGAAAATTGGTTGCCATGGAGTCAAGGGTTATTGCAGATGCAGGGGCATATATGTCACAAACCAAACCAGTCATTTTCCGTTCAGCTGTAACAGCAACTGGACCGTATGTCATTCCTAATGTGAAAGCAGATTCTTATGGTTTGTATACCCATAATAATCCAAGTGGTGCTTTTAGAGGGTTTGGTAGCACACAAGCCAGTTTTGGCGCGGAGATACAAATGGATAAAATTGCAGAAAAACTCAATATGGACCCTGTAGAATTAAGAAGAAAAAATGCTTTTAAAGAAGGGGAATTAACCAGTACAGGGCAACTTTTAAAAGATGGTGTGGGATATTTAGAAACTTTGGAAGCCGCACAAAATGCTTTAAATAAAATGAAAGAAGATTATCAAGGTGTTACTAGACCAACCCATAAAAAACTTGGGTTTGGGTTAGCAAGTTCTTATAAAAATGTAGGAATAGGAACAGGTAAATTGGATCAAGCCGGTGCGATCATTGAGATAGAAGAAAGTGGTCGAATAACGGTTAAAATGGGTGCAACAGATATGGGGCAAGGTGTGGATACCATCGTGGCTCAAATTGCAGCCACCGCTTTAAATGTACCTTATGATATCATAGATGTTATTGCTTGTGATACGTTAATCTGTCCTGATGGTGGTATGACAACCGCTTCAAGACAAACCTACGTAACAGGTAATGCCGTTAAAAAAGCTGCTAATCTATTAAAAGAAAAGTTATCACAGTATATAGAAGTCAATGAAAAGAATCAGGAAACATTAGCATTTGTCTACCAAGAAGCCAGTAAAAAAGGTGAAAAGCTTTCCGTTGAAACGGATTATAGACCACCAAAAACTTACCCACATGATGGGAATGCTAATCCCGTACCAGGTAAACCCATAGAAGCATATGATATTCACTATTCTTATTGTTTTGCAACAGCGGCTGTAGCACTAGAAGTGGATACACGAACAGGAGAAGTGAAGGTCTTAAAAGTCAGTGCAGCTCAAGATGTAGGAAAAGCCATTCATCCTCAAAATATAAAAGGTCAAATAGAAGGAGCAGTTGTCATGGGAATGGGCTTTGCATTATCTGAAGAATTTTTACAAGATGATACAAAGATTATAACAGACAACTTAAATCAATTAAGAATACCTAAAATTACAGATATACCAGAAATCGCCCCCATTATTGTAGAAGTAAAACA
The genomic region above belongs to Natranaerovirga hydrolytica and contains:
- a CDS encoding uracil-xanthine permease family protein encodes the protein MSKRTVSKEVYDIDGKPPFREAFPLAIQHVLAMFAGNVTVPIIVAGAIGAADERAFLIQCAMLVAGLATLLQVYRIGKMGAKLPIVMGTSFGFVPTSIAIGNAFGLSGLLGATLIGGIFEAFLGFFIKPLRKFFPPIVTGIVLLTIGLSLLPTGITYVAGGNGAEDFGGLNHLFLAAVVLITIVLLNQFAKGMAKMSAILIGIIVGYIVAIPMNMIDFSGVAQASWFGFPTPLKYGLTFHWEAISAMIVLYIVTAVETVGDISGITIGGADREATDEELSGGVIADGVASAVGSLFNALPNTSFSQNVGIVSFTKVMSTHVVKIGGIFLALSALVPKLGALIAAMPSSVLGGAAIVMFGSIAVMGIKLISSEPLGNREVLILSIALCLGFGFGTVDGALSAFPESVQNVFGGSGIVIGFLVATLLNAILPKEKEEKTHQKKYKKTAEHTA
- a CDS encoding molybdopterin-dependent oxidoreductase, whose amino-acid sequence is MKTKITITVNGVIYNKTVEDTLNLLNFLREDLGLIGTKNGCGKGHCGTCTVIVNGEAKRSCIVRMNKLDGAIVETIEGISSQEGLNYIQEGFVQEGAIQCGFCTPGMIMATKALLDKNDDPSEEAIKEALKNNVCRCTGYTTIIKAVKKAAYLKKQQAECVKESILSNQYIGQSVIRKDALSKVKGERVFADDYKEKDMLYGKMVFSQYAHAKIISIDTKEAEESEGVVKIAMAKDIPGQNAFGLFEAEQPVIAENEVKYLGEVVAVVYAKTNEQAEHAARLVKVEYEVLKPILSPIEAFEEDAPLVHEDRENNIVHYVNVRKGEVDEGFKNADVVIEGYYYTPAIEHAYLEPEACLAKPEEDTITIWTGNQGSKAYQEMIATSLDLPMEKIRVIYTPCGGGFGGKEEPTVQIHAALGTYLTQKPVKMVLTREESIRMSIKRHPMHVWMKHGATKDGKLVAMESRVIADAGAYMSQTKPVIFRSAVTATGPYVIPNVKADSYGLYTHNNPSGAFRGFGSTQASFGAEIQMDKIAEKLNMDPVELRRKNAFKEGELTSTGQLLKDGVGYLETLEAAQNALNKMKEDYQGVTRPTHKKLGFGLASSYKNVGIGTGKLDQAGAIIEIEESGRITVKMGATDMGQGVDTIVAQIAATALNVPYDIIDVIACDTLICPDGGMTTASRQTYVTGNAVKKAANLLKEKLSQYIEVNEKNQETLAFVYQEASKKGEKLSVETDYRPPKTYPHDGNANPVPGKPIEAYDIHYSYCFATAAVALEVDTRTGEVKVLKVSAAQDVGKAIHPQNIKGQIEGAVVMGMGFALSEEFLQDDTKIITDNLNQLRIPKITDIPEIAPIIVEVKQNEGPYGAKGMGEVGLNPMAPAISNAIFDAVGIRLQILPMKKEKVLSALKG